The DNA segment AGCCGAAATGCTGGAAGCCGCGTTCCAGGAAGTGTTCAGCCGCCAAGTGCCCGATGGCCACGTTGTCCGGCCGGATCTTCGGCACCCCCGGAAAACGCGGCACGTCGTTCAGGTCGACGAGTGGGATCCGCAGCTTCCGGCAGGCCTGCACCAGGCCCGGGGTCGTGTGCCGGCTGATGATGCCGTCCCAGCGCTTGCTCTCGAGCCAGCGGGGATCGACCTCCGCGCGCGCCTCGTCGTCGTGAAACGCCGTCCAGATTTGGTGAGTGCGCTCGTAGTGCACGATGCCCCTCAGCATCGCCATGCATTCCTCGAAGCGGGTCAGGAAAACGAGGAGAACTTGCGGCCGCACAACCGCGAAGCTGCTGGCTGGCGCGGCTGACGCAAGTCCCGGATGACGGAGCGGCTTCAGGCGGGCGTCGCTCCTTCGCGCGCGCGCCGCGCCCGGAGCTCGGCTTCGATTTCGCCGACGCGCCGATCGGTGAGCGGGTAAAAGCAGGCCACGACCAGGGCCAGCGCGCCCAGCGCCGCCGGAATCAGGCTCATCAGCAAGACGAGGCTTCGCAGGACGGTCGGGCTCTGCGCGATGTTGGGCACGAACCCGGTCGCCGAGAGCATCGAGCCAGCCACCAGCCCGCAGACCGCCCAGCCAAACTTCTGCGACATCGTCGAGGCGGAGAACACCAGCCCTGTCGCCCGCCGGCCGTTCTTCCACTCCGAATAGTCCGCCGTGTCCGCGTACATCGCCCAAAGCAGGACCGCCAGCGGTCCGCCGGCCACGTTGCCGAGGAACTGGAATGCGAAGATCAGTCCCACGGCGTGCGCCGGCAGCCAGAAGTACACCGCGTTGCATGCCGCCGAAGCTGCGATCAGGAGGAGGAAGGCGGTCTTCTTGCCGACCCGCGCTGCAAACCAGCCCACGCCCAGCACGCCCACGATCGAGCCGGCGTCACCGGCCACGCCGAACGCGGCCCACAGGTCCTTGAACTCGCACAGGCGCGGCGCGTCCTGCCACGGCAACTGCACCATCTGCGGTCCGACGAAATACTTCAGGTAGTGCGCCGTGATCGTGAGCCGCGTGGAGATGAAGAGGATGAAGGTCAGCGTCGTCCCGAGCAGGATGAGCCACGGGCCGTTCCGGAACAGGTCCTTCAGGTCGCGCCCAATCGACGTTTTCTGCTCCGGCGGCGGCGCCACCCGCTCTCGGGTGCCGAAGAACGTGACCAGGAAGAAGCCGACCGCCACCGCTGCGACGACTATGAACGAGAGGCTCCAGCCCCGCTGCGGGTTGGCCGCCCCGCCGAAGCCGTCGATCATGTACGGCAGCGTCATCTTGATCACCAGTCCCGCTCCAAAGGCGAAGACGAACTTGATCGACGACACGCGGGTGCGCTCCACCGGGTCGGGCGTGATGACGCCGAGCAGCGCGGTGTACGGGATGTTCACCGCGGTATAGAGCATCATCATCAGGTTGTACGTCAGGTATGCCCACACGAGCCGGCCCGTCATGCCCAGGCTCGGCGTGGTGAACAGCAGCACGCCCATCAGGCCAAAGGGCACGCAGCCCCACAGGATCCAAGGGCGAAACTTGCCCCACCGGGTCTGCGTGCGGTCGGCGATGATCCCCATGATCGGGTCGTTCACGCCGTCCCAGATGCGGGTGAGCATGAACATCAGCCCGGCCGCCGCCGCCGTGATGCCGAAGACGTCCGTGTAGAAGAGCAGCAGGAAGTTGCTGAACGAGGCCCAGAACAGGCAGGAGGCAAAATCGCCGCAGCCATAGGCCAGCTTCTCGCGCAGCGGAAGTTTCGTGACGGGGTTGGTCATTAAAAGATTGGAGCGCCCGCGCTTTCCCTGCCTGCCCCGGGCCGGCGCGTGGCGGGCAAACGCGCGCGGGGCCAGGGCGCTCAGCAGGTGTCCGCCAGCGAGTGCCAGCGCAGTGCCCGACGCAGCCGGAGGAGCGTGATCGGGCGCGTGAACTCGAGTTCCACCGTCCGGGCCTCATCGGGGTAGAGCTCGAAGTAGTTGTCGCTTGCGCGATGTGGCAGGCCCGGCACGTCGAACGCCAAGCGGTGCTGGAAAACCGGTGCGGTGAAGGTCAGTCGCGCCCGCCGGGCATCGATCAGTTCCGCCTGCACCCGCACGCGCGCCTTGGGCAGGTTCAGGAACCGCGGCGCCGCCAGGAACACGGTGTCCTCGCTCACGCGCTCCCCGCCAATCTCGAGCGCGATGCGCAGGTAGAGCGTGTCGCGGTCGTGGCGCGCCAGCGCCGCGTCGAGCGCGACCGTCCGCTGGAGCACGCTTTCTCCCGGGCGGAGCGCCACGCGGTGGCGGCCGTGCTGCACCACGCGGCCATCGAGATGGAAGAGATCCCACCGCAGCACGCCGGACGCCGGCTGCGGCGCGTCGTAAACGGTGTACAGGTGCACTTCGCGCGGGGGCGGCGGGCGGTAGTTGCCGATGCCCGGCGTGTCGTCGGCGGGCACGTGTGCCGTGACCAGCGCCGGCGCGAAGAACCGGCGTGCCACAAAGTGCAGCGCGCGCCACCGGCCGGTGTATTCGATCGAACTCCATGAGGCCACCGGCCAGCAGTCGTTGAGCTGCCAGTAAAGCGCGCCCATGCAGTGCGGCATCAGCCGCCGGTAGTGCTCGACCCCCGTCTGGATGCAGTACGCCTGGTTCAGTTGCGAAAGATAGATGAGGTCGGCCTGCGTCCGCGGCAGTCGGTAGCGGCGGAACACGTAATCCAGGATCACCTGGTTGCCGCCGCGGTTCTTCTGGTGGTTCTCCATCGCCGGGCCGAACAGGTTGCCGGCTTCCGGCGCGCAGAACGTGGCCTGCGTCTCCGGCGAGCTGTAGCTCTGCATCCCGAACTCCGAGACGAAGCGGAACCGCCACTTCTCGTAGTCCTTCACTGGATGCCGGGCATGCCAGACGTCCCAGAAATGCGTGTCGCCGAGTTTCTCACCCGCGGCGTGGCCGTTGCCCGCTCCGTGGCCATTGCCGGTCCCCGGGCGGTGCGGCGACGATGGCCAGTACGCGGTGATCCCGTCCACGCGGTCCACCACCGTGGGCAGCGTCTGGTGAAACAGCGCGTCGTACGCGGCGCGGTGCGCGGGGTCCTGCAGGAGGTCGGTGTTGAGCCCCTCGATCTCGTTGTTGCCGCACCAGAGCGCGAGGCACGCGCGGTGCCGCAACCGCCGCACCTGCTGCTCCGCCTCCTCCTCGACGCTCTGGAGGAATGCGCGGTCGCCGGGATAGATCGAGCAGGCGAACATGAAATCCTGCCACACGAGCAGACCGAGTTCGTCGCACAGGTCGTAGAAGTCCTCGCTCTCGTAGATCCCGCCGCCCCACACGCGGATCATGTTCATGTGCGCCTCCGCCGCGCTGCGGAGGTCGCGCGCATACGCCTCCCGCGTCAGCCGCGTCACGAACGCGTCCGCTGGGATCCAGTTCGCGCCTTTGGCAAAGAGCGCCCGGCCGTTCACCCGAAACTGGAAGGTCTCGCCGGCGGCGTCGGCGTGCCGGTCGAGTTCGATCGTGCGCAGGCCCAGCCGGCGAATCCATGTGCCCAGCGCGTGGCCGTCGGCATGCCGCACCTCCACCGCCAGGCTGTAGAGCGGCTGCGCCCCTTGGCCGTTGGGCCACCACAACTGCGGCTGCGCCACGCGCAGGCGCGTCCCCGTGCCTTCGGCCACGACGATGTTGCCGAGCTTCAGCCGGTGATGGCAGGTCACCGTCCGGTCCGCGCGCGCCAGTTCCGGCGTGAGATCGAGCGTCACCGAACCGTCGTCCGCGTGCTCCTGCGTCACCCGCACGTCGACGAGCCGGTTGCGCGTCCAGCCTTCCAGCCGGAGGCCCTTCCAGATGCCCGCGGTGACGAAACGGGGCCCCCAGTCCCAGCCAAATTGGCACGGCTGCTTGCGCACCACCTGGCTGCGGCCCACCGGGTCGTTGAACTCCCGCGGCTGATGCCCGCGCCGGTGCGTGCGGATGTAGCCCATCGCGCTCGCGAAGCGGATCGTGAGCCGGTTCCCCGTCGCGCGCAGGTGCGGCTTCACTCGCCAGCGGTGGCCGACGAACATGTTCTCCGTCCGGCCCACGCGGCGGCCGTTCAGCGTCACCGTCGCCACGGTGTCGAGCCCGTCGGCGGCGAGTTCGACGACCTCCTCCGTCAGCAGCGCCACGGGGACGTCAAACTCCGCCGTGTACTCCCAGTCGTGCTCCTCGATCCACTGCAGCGCCGTTTCGTTCGCGCCCCAGAACGGGTCGGGGATGACGTCGTGGCGCCGCAGGTCGAGGTGCACGCAGCCCGGCACCACCGCGTCCCGCCAGGGACCGTCCGCCGTGGCGTCCCGGAACTGCCAGTTGGCAGAGTTGAGCGGGTGGTGGCGCACGGCGGCGAAGCGCGTCAGCGCTTGAGCGAATGATCCTTGATGAACTGGACGATCTCCTCGGCCTGGCAGAAGCACAGCGCGGAGAAGGTGTCCGCGGCGCCATAGTAGATCGCGATCCGGCCCGTCGCGGCATCGCACAGGCAGCCCACCGGGAAGCACACGCCCGGCACGAAGCCGGTCAGCTCGTACGGCGCCTCCGGGCAGAGGATGGCCTGGTCGGCCGAGGCGATGAGCTTCCACGGCTGCTCCAGGTCGAGGAGCATCGCGCTCATCGAATAGACGTAGCCGTTGCAGGTGTTCGTGACCGCGTGATAGAACAGCAGCCAGCCCTCGCTCGTCTCGATGGGCGACGGTCCGGCGCCGATCTTCATGCCCTGGAACCACGGCCAGCCGCGGCCGAAGATGTGCCGGTGCCTGCCCCAGTGGGTCAGGTCGGGCGACTCGCTGACGAAGATGTCGCCAAACGGCGTGTGCCCGGTGTCGGACGGCCGGGAGAGCATCAGGAACTTGCCGTTCACCTTGCGCGGGAAGAGCACGCCGTTGCGGTTGTACGGCAGGAACGCGTTCTCCAGCTGCTCGAAAGTCACGAAATCGGTCGTGCGCGCGAGGCCGATGGTCGGGCCGTGGTAGCCGTTGCACCAGGTAATGTAGTGCACGCCGTCGATCGGGGTGACGCGCGGGTCGTAGGCGTACTCGTGACGCCGGACCTCCGGGTCGTCGCATTTGAAGTCGATCGGCTTGGGCTCGAACGTGAACTTCAGCCCGTCTGGGCTGCGGCCAACGTGGAGGTGCGGCACCCGGTCCATGCCCTCGGTGCGAAAGACGCCGATGAACTCACCCTTCCATGGCACGACGGCGCTGTTGTAGATGCCGGTGACGCGCGGCAACGGCCGCCGACCGATCACCGGATTGGCGTCATAGCGCCACACGAGGTCCTGGTTCCCGGCAGGACGTGGCTGCCACGGAATGTTGGGAAGAGGAGATCCGACGATCTTGAGTTGCATGGCGGTGAAGGATGGCGGGCTTCGATCCGCGGCGTGGAACGCGGGGGCAGGAGGGCGGGGAACAGCCTCAACTCTACGGGTGGGCGCCGTCGTTGTTAATGAGTTCTATTGTTCGGGTCTTGAGAGCGGGCGGCGGGAGCGACGGCGGGCGCCGCTCCCGGTGCGTTTCGACGCGGAAACCAGGCGTGTCGGGTGAATTAAGTCGGCGTCGGGCGCCGGTAGGGCTCGACTATCAGCGATGCTTAGCCGGCGCGTAGGCGGACTACTTGGCGGGGGTGAGCCGGAAGAGCGCCACGTCGTGGGTGTCCACGCGCACCGTCAGCGGCTTGGTCGTGTCGCCCGCCGCCCGCTTGGCCCAAAGGTCGCGTACCTGATAGGGCCGGCGGTCGAGGGTCCAGAGACGTTCCCAATCGATGGTGAGGTCGGCCGGCGCGTTGCCGGTGTTGAGCGCGCAGACGGCCCAGTCGCCTTCACTCAGAGGCTTGATCCAGATCTCGATGGCGCGCGCCGGTTCGGCCAGCGCCCGGAAGCCCTGCTTGCCGAGTTTGTCCTGGTCGATGGCAATCACCTCACGGTCCGTGAGGATGGCCTGGATCTCCGGCTTCATGTGCCGGACGTCGTTTCCGGCCATGAGCGGCGCGGCCAGGATGCACCACAGCGAGAAGTGCGCGCGCGATTCGGCCATGCTCAGCCCGGCGTTGCCCACCTCGAGCATGTCGGGGTCGTTCCAATGCCCGGGACCGGCGTATTTGCCGATCCCGTCGGGCCCGATCGAATCCACCAGCGAGTACTGGAGGTCGAGGATGCGCTTCCAGCCCATCTCCCAGCCTTTGCGGCCATCGTAGGAGTCGTAGATATCGCCGGATGTGCGCCAGAGGTGGCCGATGCCGGAGGCCCACTCCCAGGGCTTGTTCTGGCCCCATTCGCAGATGCTGAGGACCACGGGCCGGCCCGCGGTGTAGAGCGCGTCGCGGATCCGCGTGTAGGCGTCGCGCGCGTCGGCATTGCCGCGGTTGCACCAGTCGTACTTCAGGTAATCGATGCCCCACGCCGCGAAGGTGCGGGCGTCCTGGAACTCGTGTCCCCAGCTGCCGGGATAGTCGGCGCAGGTGCGCGGTCCGGCGCAGGAGTAGATGCCGAGCTTGAAACCGCGCTCGTGCAGGTAGTCCGCCAGCGCCTTCATGCCGCTGGGAAACTTGGCGGGGTCCGGCACGAGGTTGCCCTGCTCGTCGCGCTGCTTCTTCGACCAGGTGTCGTCGATCACGATGTACACGTAGCCGGCATCGCGCATGCCGTTCGCCACCATCGTGTCGGCCGTCTGCTTGATCAGCGACTCGTGGATGTCGCTGGCGAACGTGTTCCAGGTGTTCCACCCCATCGGCGGGGTGAGGGCGAGATTCTCGAATTTCTGAGCCATCGCGGTGAGGGCGAGCGTGGAGGCAAGCAGGAGGGCGAGGGGCTTTCTCATGTGACGGGGAGGTTCGCGCCGCGGGCACGGATGGTTTCGCGGTACCACGCGTAGGAGTCCTTCGGCGTGCGTTTCTGGGTCTGGTAGTCGACGTGGATCAGGCCGAAGCGGTCCTTGTAGCCTTCCTTCCACTCAAAGTTGTCCAGGACCGACCAGTAGAAGTAGCCGGCGACCGGCACGCCGTCCTTGAGCGCCCGGCCGATCGTCGCGAGGTAACGTGCCATGAAGTCGATCCGCTGCGGGTCGTGCACCTGGCCGTCGAGGTGAACGAAGTCCGTGTTGCAGAAGCCGTTTTCCGTGAAGACCACCGGTAGTCCGTAGCGCTCGTGCTGCATCCGCGCGGCCCAGTATGGAGCGGAGGGCGCGACGTTGAGCCACGAGAGCGTGCCGCGGGGATTGCCGATGCCCCAGCCGCCGGGCGCCTGCTCCGGTGTGCCGTCGGCCCGGGCGCGGACAAGCCAGCCCGAGTAGCAGTTGTAGCCCATGAAATCCAGCGGCTGCGCGATGAGCTTGAGATCGGCGTCGGTGAATGCCGGCACGTCGGCGCCGAACGCGCGCAAGCCCTCCTCGGGGTAGTGGCCCAGGTACACCGGGTCGCCCCACCAGGAGAGGTTCCACATCGAGCGATCGTGGCACGCGAAGTAGTCGCGCCGCGCCGCTTCGATGTCGGTCGCGCTCTCGGTGGCCGGGATGCGCTCCCGGCCGGTGAGCGCGAGCGAGACCTTCACGCGATCGCGACAACCCGCCCGCAGCGCCTGCACCGCGGTGCCGTGCGCGAGCAGGAGATGATGCGCGCCCAGCAGGCACTCGCGGAAACTCAGCTTGAGCCCGGGCGCGTGCACCGCCTCCTGCAGCCCGAGCCCGATCGAGCAGGGCGGCTCGTTGAAGGTCATCCAGTGCTTCACGCGATCGCCCAGCCGCTGCGCGACGATCGTCGCGTAGGCGCCGAACCATTCCACGAACTCGCGGTTCAGAAAGCCGCCGCGCTGCTGCAGCGCCTGCGGCAGGTCCCAGTGGTAAAGCGTCACCCATGGCGTGATGCCGGCCGCCAGCAGCGCGTCGATCAGCCGGTCGTAAAACTCGAGGCCCTTCGCGTTCGCCGCGCCAGTGCCGTCGGGTATGATGCGCGGCCAGGACAGCGACAGCCGGTACGCGCTGACGCCGAGGTCGCGCATCAGGGCGACGTCCTCGGCGTAGCGATGGTAATGGTCGCACGCCACGTCGCCCGTGTGGCCTTCGAAAATGTTGCCGGGCTGGTGCGTGTAGACGTCCCAGATGGACGGCGCGCGGCCGTCGAGCGCGGCGGCGCCTTCAATCTGGTACGCGGCGGCGGCGACACCCCAGGTGAAATCAGCGGGGAAGTTCATGGGCGGGTCGGGTTACTTGAGGCCGAGGAAGGTCACGACGCGGTCCTGGTTTTCCGCGCCCTGCTCGGGCGTGTAGCTGTGCGCGAGTTCGAGGGTGAGGCCGAGTTTCTTGGGCGCGGTGATGACGTTGTACGCGGCGAACATCGAGGTCGGCGGGCACACGTCGTCGTTGTAGCCCCAGTTGTAGTAGCCCGGCACCTTCAGGCGGCGGGCGAAGTTCACCGTGTCGTAGTAGGCCGTCGTCGCGATCTTCGCGGGCGTGGCGTGCGGCGAGGGCGCGGGATAATTCCACTGCTGGAACGGCCGCGGCCAGCCGCCGGCGCGGCCGTGCAGGTCACCCGTTTGGTCACAACCGGCGGGGTGCGTGACCACGAGTGCCGTGACGCGCGGGTCGAGCGCGGCGGTGACGATCGAGAGCTGGCCGCCCTGGCTGGCGCCGGTCACCACGAGCGTGCGGCCGTCCCAGTTGTCGCGGGACGTGAGAAAGTCGTTCGCGCGGAGGCAGCTCAGGTAGACGCGGCGGTAGTAGTAGGATTCGCGGTCATCGAGATTGTAGAGCCAGTAGCCCTTCAGCGCGCTGCCGTAGAGCGAATCGTACACCTCCTTGGCCAGATTCACCGGGATGCCGTGGATGCCGATCTCGAGCGTGATCGCGCCCTGCGCGGCGGTGCCGGGATCGCCGGCGTACGGACGCACCCCCGCACCCGGGACGCGGAGCAGCGCCGGGTACTTCCCGGCTTTCTTCGGCTCGCAATAGATGCCGTACACTCGCGCCTGGGGCGTCCAGCTCTCGCCCACGGTGCGGAAACTCACGTGGTACACGTTCACCGTGTCGGTGCAGGCCTCGGGCAGCAGCGTCATGCGCGCTTCGAGCGGGACCTTGGCGAGCGCTTCGCGACCCTGCGTCCAGAACGCGTCGAAGTCCTCCGGCTCCGTTTGCGTGGGCTTGATCTTCTCCGGCTCAAACGCCGCGGTCGCGACCCCGCGCCACGTGCGGCCCGCGATTTCGGCTTTCACCGTGCACCGCAGGAAGCCGGGCGCCTGCAACGTGCCGCCGTCGATCACCAGCCCCTCGGGCGGGACCGTGGCAGTCTTCTCCTCGGTCGGACGCGTCTCCTGCCCGGCGGTGTAGGTGATGGAGGCGCCCTCGATCGGCTCGTTGTCCGCAACCACGGTCACCTTGAACTTCGCGGTCTCGCCGAGGCGGTAGGTCCAGTCGCGATGGTCGGGGGCCACGCGCACCTGCACGGCGGCGACGCGCAACTCGACGCCGGGCGGTACGGGCGTGATGGCCACCGGAGTGGCGGCGGGAAGGAGCGCGGGCAGGGCAAGCGCCACGATGCTCG comes from the Opitutus sp. ER46 genome and includes:
- a CDS encoding MFS transporter, with the protein product MTNPVTKLPLREKLAYGCGDFASCLFWASFSNFLLLFYTDVFGITAAAAGLMFMLTRIWDGVNDPIMGIIADRTQTRWGKFRPWILWGCVPFGLMGVLLFTTPSLGMTGRLVWAYLTYNLMMMLYTAVNIPYTALLGVITPDPVERTRVSSIKFVFAFGAGLVIKMTLPYMIDGFGGAANPQRGWSLSFIVVAAVAVGFFLVTFFGTRERVAPPPEQKTSIGRDLKDLFRNGPWLILLGTTLTFILFISTRLTITAHYLKYFVGPQMVQLPWQDAPRLCEFKDLWAAFGVAGDAGSIVGVLGVGWFAARVGKKTAFLLLIAASAACNAVYFWLPAHAVGLIFAFQFLGNVAGGPLAVLLWAMYADTADYSEWKNGRRATGLVFSASTMSQKFGWAVCGLVAGSMLSATGFVPNIAQSPTVLRSLVLLMSLIPAALGALALVVACFYPLTDRRVGEIEAELRARRAREGATPA
- a CDS encoding glycoside hydrolase family 2 protein translates to MRHHPLNSANWQFRDATADGPWRDAVVPGCVHLDLRRHDVIPDPFWGANETALQWIEEHDWEYTAEFDVPVALLTEEVVELAADGLDTVATVTLNGRRVGRTENMFVGHRWRVKPHLRATGNRLTIRFASAMGYIRTHRRGHQPREFNDPVGRSQVVRKQPCQFGWDWGPRFVTAGIWKGLRLEGWTRNRLVDVRVTQEHADDGSVTLDLTPELARADRTVTCHHRLKLGNIVVAEGTGTRLRVAQPQLWWPNGQGAQPLYSLAVEVRHADGHALGTWIRRLGLRTIELDRHADAAGETFQFRVNGRALFAKGANWIPADAFVTRLTREAYARDLRSAAEAHMNMIRVWGGGIYESEDFYDLCDELGLLVWQDFMFACSIYPGDRAFLQSVEEEAEQQVRRLRHRACLALWCGNNEIEGLNTDLLQDPAHRAAYDALFHQTLPTVVDRVDGITAYWPSSPHRPGTGNGHGAGNGHAAGEKLGDTHFWDVWHARHPVKDYEKWRFRFVSEFGMQSYSSPETQATFCAPEAGNLFGPAMENHQKNRGGNQVILDYVFRRYRLPRTQADLIYLSQLNQAYCIQTGVEHYRRLMPHCMGALYWQLNDCWPVASWSSIEYTGRWRALHFVARRFFAPALVTAHVPADDTPGIGNYRPPPPREVHLYTVYDAPQPASGVLRWDLFHLDGRVVQHGRHRVALRPGESVLQRTVALDAALARHDRDTLYLRIALEIGGERVSEDTVFLAAPRFLNLPKARVRVQAELIDARRARLTFTAPVFQHRLAFDVPGLPHRASDNYFELYPDEARTVELEFTRPITLLRLRRALRWHSLADTC
- a CDS encoding glycoside hydrolase family 130 protein, with product MQLKIVGSPLPNIPWQPRPAGNQDLVWRYDANPVIGRRPLPRVTGIYNSAVVPWKGEFIGVFRTEGMDRVPHLHVGRSPDGLKFTFEPKPIDFKCDDPEVRRHEYAYDPRVTPIDGVHYITWCNGYHGPTIGLARTTDFVTFEQLENAFLPYNRNGVLFPRKVNGKFLMLSRPSDTGHTPFGDIFVSESPDLTHWGRHRHIFGRGWPWFQGMKIGAGPSPIETSEGWLLFYHAVTNTCNGYVYSMSAMLLDLEQPWKLIASADQAILCPEAPYELTGFVPGVCFPVGCLCDAATGRIAIYYGAADTFSALCFCQAEEIVQFIKDHSLKR
- a CDS encoding glycoside hydrolase family 27 protein: MRKPLALLLASTLALTAMAQKFENLALTPPMGWNTWNTFASDIHESLIKQTADTMVANGMRDAGYVYIVIDDTWSKKQRDEQGNLVPDPAKFPSGMKALADYLHERGFKLGIYSCAGPRTCADYPGSWGHEFQDARTFAAWGIDYLKYDWCNRGNADARDAYTRIRDALYTAGRPVVLSICEWGQNKPWEWASGIGHLWRTSGDIYDSYDGRKGWEMGWKRILDLQYSLVDSIGPDGIGKYAGPGHWNDPDMLEVGNAGLSMAESRAHFSLWCILAAPLMAGNDVRHMKPEIQAILTDREVIAIDQDKLGKQGFRALAEPARAIEIWIKPLSEGDWAVCALNTGNAPADLTIDWERLWTLDRRPYQVRDLWAKRAAGDTTKPLTVRVDTHDVALFRLTPAK
- a CDS encoding GH1 family beta-glucosidase, translated to MNFPADFTWGVAAAAYQIEGAAALDGRAPSIWDVYTHQPGNIFEGHTGDVACDHYHRYAEDVALMRDLGVSAYRLSLSWPRIIPDGTGAANAKGLEFYDRLIDALLAAGITPWVTLYHWDLPQALQQRGGFLNREFVEWFGAYATIVAQRLGDRVKHWMTFNEPPCSIGLGLQEAVHAPGLKLSFRECLLGAHHLLLAHGTAVQALRAGCRDRVKVSLALTGRERIPATESATDIEAARRDYFACHDRSMWNLSWWGDPVYLGHYPEEGLRAFGADVPAFTDADLKLIAQPLDFMGYNCYSGWLVRARADGTPEQAPGGWGIGNPRGTLSWLNVAPSAPYWAARMQHERYGLPVVFTENGFCNTDFVHLDGQVHDPQRIDFMARYLATIGRALKDGVPVAGYFYWSVLDNFEWKEGYKDRFGLIHVDYQTQKRTPKDSYAWYRETIRARGANLPVT
- a CDS encoding acetylxylan esterase is translated as MKNPRPLFASIVALALPALLPAATPVAITPVPPGVELRVAAVQVRVAPDHRDWTYRLGETAKFKVTVVADNEPIEGASITYTAGQETRPTEEKTATVPPEGLVIDGGTLQAPGFLRCTVKAEIAGRTWRGVATAAFEPEKIKPTQTEPEDFDAFWTQGREALAKVPLEARMTLLPEACTDTVNVYHVSFRTVGESWTPQARVYGIYCEPKKAGKYPALLRVPGAGVRPYAGDPGTAAQGAITLEIGIHGIPVNLAKEVYDSLYGSALKGYWLYNLDDRESYYYRRVYLSCLRANDFLTSRDNWDGRTLVVTGASQGGQLSIVTAALDPRVTALVVTHPAGCDQTGDLHGRAGGWPRPFQQWNYPAPSPHATPAKIATTAYYDTVNFARRLKVPGYYNWGYNDDVCPPTSMFAAYNVITAPKKLGLTLELAHSYTPEQGAENQDRVVTFLGLK